The Dioscorea cayenensis subsp. rotundata cultivar TDr96_F1 chromosome 7, TDr96_F1_v2_PseudoChromosome.rev07_lg8_w22 25.fasta, whole genome shotgun sequence genome includes a region encoding these proteins:
- the LOC120264478 gene encoding PH, RCC1 and FYVE domains-containing protein 1-like: MSVAVDHARTAGPVERDIEQAIIALKKGAYLLKYGRRGKPKFCPFRLSNDESVLIWFSGKEEKHLKLSHVSRIMPGQRTAIFQRYPRPEKECQSFSLIYSDRSLDLICKDKDEAEVWFAGLKALISRSHHRRWKTESRSDGVPSEMNSPRTYTRRSSPLSSPFGSSDSMPKDVGDALRLRSPYESPPKNGVDKAFSDVLLYAAPHKGIYPPDSASGSVHSLSSGCSDSGHGNMRGIAVDANRVSLSSAVSSSSQGSGHDDGDALGDVFIWGEGTGDGVLGGGANRTGSFSGIKMDSLVPKALESAVILDAQNISCGARHAALVTKQGEIYTWGEESGGRLGHGVDSDVSQPKLVDALVNMNIELVACGEHHTCAVTLSGDLYTWGDGTYNFGLLGQGNVGRHWIPKRVNGPLEGIHVSSISCGPWHTAVVTSAGQLFTFGDGTFGVLGHGDRKSVSVPREVESLKGLRTVRAACGVWHTAAVVEVMSGNSGSSNCSSGKLFTWGDGDKGRLGHGDKESKLVPTCVAALVEPNFCKVACGHSITVALTTSGQVYTMGSSVYGQLGNPQADGKLPVHVEGRLLKNFVEEIACGAYHVAILTSKTEVYTWGKGANGRLGHGDTEDRNSPTLVEALKDKQVRNIVCGTNFTAAICIHKWVSGVDQSICSGCRLPFNFKRKRHNCYNCALVFCHSCSSKKSLKASMAPNPNKPYRVCDSCYNKLGKSLESQSSNSAANKKGNVIQGYNESIEEEKFESRSNVQTSRFSAMDSFKNVEGRSFKRNKKFEFNSSRVSPIPNGNSNWVSLSRSLNPVFGSSKKFFSASVPGSRIVSRATSPISRRPSPPRSTTPTPTLGGLTSPKFVVDDAKRTNDSLSQEVLQLRAQVENLTRKAQLQEVELERTTKQLKEAIAIAEEETAKSRAAKEVIKTLTAQLKDMAERLPGGATKNSRITSLSSFSTSPTSSDASAAIDRMVGSIAASRVADSNGSNGLPVSDAQITVSRLPHSEVVRNGTKQTEADVNHEAEWVEQDEPGVYITLTALPDGIKDLKRVRFSRKRFSEKQAEQWWSENRARVYAQYNVRMVDRSTTSIGNDDRSH, encoded by the exons ATGTCGGTGGCTGTGGACCATGCCAGAACTGCTGGCCCTGTTGAGAGGGATATCGAGCAG GCCATCATTGCACTGAAAAAGGGTGCATATTTGCTTAAATATGGTCGTAGAGGGAAGCCCAAGTTTTGCCCTTTCAGACTGTCCAAT GATGAGTCCGTATTAATATGGTTTTCAGGAAAAGAGGAAAAGCACCTCAAGTTAAGCCATGTATCCAGGATCATGCCTGGCCAACGCACT GCAATCTTTCAGAGGTATCCACGACCAGAGAAGGAGTGCCAGTCATTTTCTCTCATATACAGTGACAGATCCTTGGATCTA ATATGTAAAGATAAAGATGAAGCTGAAGTCTGGTTTGCTGGTCTAAAAGCATTGATATCACGTAGTCATCACAGACGGTGGAAAACAGAATCAAGAAGTGATGGGGTCCCATCTGAAATGAATAGCCCAAGAACATATACTCGAAGGAGTTCACCTTTAAGTTCTCCATTTGGTAGCAGTGATAGCATGCCAAAG GATGTTGGTGATGCCCTTCGTCTACGAAGTCCATATGAAAGCCCACCAAAGAATGGTGTGGATAAAGCTTTTTCAGATGTTTTATTATATGCTGCTCCTCATAAGGGTATATATCCTCCAGATTCTGCTTCAGGCTCTGTCCACTCTTTGTCATCCGGATGTTCAGACAGTGGACATGGGAACATGAGGGGTATTGCAGTCGATGCAAATAGAGTAAGCTTGTCAAGTGCTGTAAGCTCATCAAGTCAAGGTTCTGgtcatgatgatggtgatgcatTGGGAGATGTTTTCATATGGGGGGAGGGAACTGGTGATGGAGTGTTAGGTGGTGGGGCCAACAGAACAGGCAGTTTTTCTGGTATTAAGATGGATTCTCTTGTGCCAAAAGCATTAGAGTCTGCTGTAATACTTGATGCTCAGAATATATCTTGTGGCGCAAGACATGCTGCTCTTGTCACCAAGCAAGGAGAGATTTACACTTGGGGGGAGGAATCAGGAGGCAGGCTTGGTCATGGAGTAGATTCTGATGTTTCACAACCAAAGCTTGTTGATGCCCTTGTCAACATGAATATTGAACTTGTTGCATGTGGAGAACACCATACATGTGCAGTTACACTGTCTGGAGATCTCTACACATGGGGTGATGGTACCTACAATTTTGGTCTCCTTGGACAAGGAAATGTGGGGAGACACTGGATTCCGAAAAGGGTCAATGGTCCTTTGGAGGGTATACATGTTTCATCTATTTCATGTGGGCCTTGGCATACAGCTGTTGTAACCTCTGCTGGACAATTATTTACTTTTGGAGATGGAACTTTTGGTGTTCTTGGTCATGGAGATCGCAAGAGTGTCTCGGTACCTAGGGAAGTCGAGTCTTTGAAGGGCCTTCGGACAGTTCGAGCAGCATGTGGTGTTTGGCACACAGCTGCAGTTGTAGAAGTTATGTCAGGAAATTCAGGTTCTAGTAACTGTTCTTCAGGGAAGCTATTTACATGGGGGGATGGAGATAAGGGACGCCTTGGACATGGTGACAAGGAATCGAAACTTGTGCCTACTTGTGTGGCTGCTTTGGTAGAGCCAAATTTCTGTAAAGTTGCCTGTGGGCACAGCATAACGGTGGCCCTTACAACCTCTGGCCAGGTTTATACAATGGGCAGTAGTGTTTATGGTCAACTTGGAAATCCTCAAGCAGATGGAAAGCTTCCTGTCCACGTTGAAGGAAGGCTTTTGAAAAACTTTGTGGAGGAGATAGCATGTGGAGCTTATCATGTTGCCATCTTGACTTCAAAAACTGAAGTGTATACTTGGGGAAAGGGTGCAAATGGCCGATTAGGTCATGGAGACACTGAAGATAGAAACTCGCCAACACTAGTGGAAGCTCTGAAAGATAAACAAGTGAGAAATATTGTTTGTGGCACTAACTTTACTGCAGCAATTTGTATTCACAAGTGGGTGTCTGGTGTTGATCAATCAATTTGTTCTGGTTGTCGCTTACCGTTTAATTTTAAGAGAAAGCGTCATAATTGCTACAACTGTGCACTTGTCTTTTGTCATTCCTGCAGCAGCAAGAAATCTCTTAAGGCTTCCATGGCACCAAACCCGAACAAACCATACCGTGTTTGTGATTCTTGCTATAACAAGCTAGGGAAATCTTTGGAGTCTCAATCATCTAATTCTGCAGCTAACAAGAAAGGAAATGTAATTCAGGGGTACAATGAGTCAATTGAGGAAGAGAAGTTTGAATCTAGATCTAATGTACAAACATCTCGATTTTCTGCTATGGACTCTTTTAAGAATGTAGAAGGTAGGTCTTTCAAGAGAAACAAGAAGTTTGAATTCAATAGTAGTCGTGTATCCCCTATTCCAAATGGTAATTCAAATTGGGTCAGTCTTTCAAGATCATTGAATCCAGTATTTGGgtcttccaagaagtttttttCTGCTTCTGTACCTGGATCAAGGATTGTATCTCGTGCAACTTCACCCATATCAAGGAGACCCAGCCCTCCACGTTCCACAACACCTACTCCAACTTTGGGTGGATTGACTTCTCCAAaatttgttgttgatgatgctAAAAGGACAAATGATAGTCTGAGCCAAGAAGTTCTTCAGTTAAGAGCACAG GTGGAAAATCTCACTCGCAAGGCACAACTTCAAGAAGTCGAGTTAGAAAGAACAACTAAGCAACTGAAGGAGGCCATTGCTATAGCTGAAGAAGAAACTGCTAAAAGTAGAGCAGCAAAAGAAGTAATCAAGACACTGACTGCCCAA TTGAAGGACATGGCGGAAAGACTACCTGGTGGAGCAACAAAAAACAGCAGAATTACCTCCTTGTCATCTTTCAGCACTAGTCCCACTTCAAGTGATGCTTCTGCAGCTATAGATCGAATGGTGGGCTCAATTGCAGCTTCTCGTGTTGCAGATTCAAATGGTTCAAACGGTTTGCCTGTCTCTGATGCACAAATCACAGTGAGCAGATTGCCTCACTCAGAGGTTGTGCGAAATGGGACTAAACAAACTGAAGCAGATGTCAATCACGAGGCTGAGTGGGTTGAGCAAGATGAGCCAGGAGTGTACATTACGCTCACAGCTTTGCCCGATGGCATCAAGGATCTGAAGCGGGTTCGCTTCAG TCGGAAACGGTTCAGCGAGAAACAAGCTGAACAATGGTGGTCGGAGAATCGGGCTCGCGTGTATGCACAATACAACGTGCGAATGGTGGATAGGTCAACCACAAGCATAGGAAATGATGACCGATCTCATTAA